The Dreissena polymorpha isolate Duluth1 chromosome 2, UMN_Dpol_1.0, whole genome shotgun sequence nucleotide sequence ATTTACTGTTAAATAGCACAGGGTTTAGTTTGATGAAACATCGAACACAAAATAAAGTTAACGAATAGTAACTTTTGATCCAGTTATTTGTTCAAATTGAATGGTAATACtcaaaacaatttgtttattgtaaGAATAACATTATGTGTGCAATCACATACTTCGCAAAGGTTGTATAAGCAAACttctaataatttaaatattcatgaTGTCGAAATCAAACAGACTTACAACCTAACCGGCCGTTAATATTGACACTCAGCGTGCCAGTAAAGAAATAAGTTAGTCATCTTCTTTAGAGTACCGACCGCTCTTTTGTTCTCAGTTCGTGCATTTATTCATAATATCCCTCCCATTTGACGGACTCTTTCCGTGTCAAACAAATAACCACTCAATAGCATGTTGCAATACCGCTATATCGGGTGCACTTACTCTGTTAACACATTAAGTTCAGTATTTACTCCTGTCTGAAGTAACGCCTCCTCTTCCTTGGATTTCGTCGTGGTTTTCACATGGTTTATATCATTCCCTTTAATTTTGTCATGATCCGTTGCCTGTGCATTCTCTTTCAAGAAAACGTTCCCCATGTAATTCACACTGTCAATATTTTCACTATTACATTGTCCATTGGTTTCGGCGAACTTCCTTTTATCTTCCTGTGCAGCCTTGTATTCCTTTTCAAACTTATCCATGTGCATTGCGAACTGGATGTGTCTGTAGTAGAGCATGAAATTGTTCACGAGACTGGGCACGGTAAAACCGATCATCAATACCCCAGCCATCGCGCAAAACGAGCCCACAATCTTACCCAGGACCGTCACCGGGTACATGTCACCATAGCCGACTGTTGTCATGGTGATGAGCGCCCACCAGAAGCCCGCGGGAATGCTGACGAATGTCGTCTGATCATCCACGAAATAGACAAGGCTCGAGAAGACGAGGATTCCCAAAGTCATAAACCAGAATAGTAACATGAACTCGCTAAAACTGGCCTTAAGGGTGTAAATGAGAATCCAGAGTCCTGCCGAGTGGCGAACCAGTCTGAAAATACGGAGAACTCGAACAACACGAATTATTGTGATGTAGCCTACTGCTTCCACACTCTCTTTGAGTTCAGGCTTTGCGTTGTATATTATTGTTTCTATTAGGTCAGGCAATATTGCGAGTAAGTCAATCACCGCTAGCAAGGAGGTGGCGTGCTTAAGTTTCTTAGGTGAAAACGTCAGCCTAGCAACGTACTCGATAATAAAATAAGAAAGACAAATTATGTCGATGATTTTCAAAGCTGGGTGTTTGGTTCTGGTAAGCTGTGTATCCGTTTCGTCACCTTGACTAGTCGATGATGTGTTGGATGACGTAATCACGTTGATTTCATCGCTGTTGTTTGATTGGTTGGCGGTTATTTGCACTTGATGCTGCGTGTAGTATTCAAATGGGTGCGTGGTTTCCGCCATAAATGAGAATATTGACAACACCACGAAGAGCAAAGACATgtaaccaaagacctataaaatataGTAAATACGTACAGCAACTCACCACATTTAAGAAGAATTATGATTTGTAAAACGTGGATACCACTAGTAATAAAAAGACGTATCAATAAAACAGACTTATAGAGTGCATTTTTGTATTCTATCTCCGGAAAGGAAGATATATACAAACTAATACAAACAATAATTCTGAAAAATGCTAAgagatttgtttatttaataatggTAAAACAAACTAGAAAGTAATAAAGCTTAAAGATGTAGACAAACTTCGTAACTGTGTACACGTAACTCGACAGTAATAATGGAAAACCTCATTCACGCGCGTTTCAGCGAGGAAAACGGGTTAATAAAAACATCACATTTGCCAATAATAAACTGTGATTTTTGTGTGAATGCAAGTAAATGATTAATGAGTGTTACCTTGGCACCCGTTGAGGAGTTAGTTCTGTTCATGAACCTCCAGACCCTGGGTCGCCATCGCTGCCAGAATGTGAGACCACTAGAGGCTCGGGTGTCACAAGGTAGCAGGTTAACCTTCCGGTCGTGCTCGAGTCGCTTAAGGGCGTCCTGAAACGGTCGGGCAATAAATGAACAGTTGGGAAGGGGTTGTACAGGCTGGACGGATATGTAAACATGCGGGGAGGGTATAAATCGGCTTGCAGACGAGCATAGTGTATCAGGCGAGCAGGGTAAAGTATAGCATGCGAGCGGAGTATATCGGGCGAGAAGAGTATATCGTGCGAGCAAAGTATATCATGCGAGCAGAGTATATAGGGCGAGCAGAGTATATCGGGCGAGCAGAGTATATCGGGCGAGCAGAGTATATCGGGCGAGCAGAGAATATCATGCAAGCAGAGTATATTGGGCGAGCAGAGTATATCGGGTAAGCAGAGTATATCGGGTAAGCAGAGTATATCAGGCGAGCAGAGTATATCGGGCGAGCAGAGTATATCGGGCGAGCAGAGAATATCGGGCGAGCAGATTATATCGGGCGAGCAGAGTATATCGTGCGAGCAGAGAATATCGGGCGATCAGAGTATATCGGGTAAGCAGAGTATATCGGGTAAGCAGAGTATATCGGGTAAGCAGAGTATATCGGGTAAGCAGAGTATATCGGGCGAGCAGAGCATATTGGGCGAGCAGCGAAAATGTCGTGCGAGCAGAGTATATTGGGCGAGCAGAGTATATCATGCGAGCAGAGTATATCGGGCGAGCAGGGTATATCGGGCGAGCAGAGTATGTCGGACGGAAGAGAATATCGTGCGAGCAGAGTATATCGGGCGAGCAGAGTTTGTCGGGCGAGCAGAGAATATCGTGCAAGCGGAGTATATCATGCGAGCAGAGTATATTGGGCGAGCGGGCGAGCAGAGTATATCGGGCGAGCAGAGTATATCGGGTAAGCAGAGTATATAGCATGAGAGCCGAGTATATCCGGCGAGTAGGGAGGGTATAGCATGCGAGAGGagtttttcggacaaacaaagtAAAGCATGCGAGCAGATCATATGCGGCGCGCAGAGTATATCGTGCGAGCAGAGGATATCATGCAAGCAAAGTAAATTATGCGAGCAGACTATATCATGTTAGCAGAGTATATCATGTGAGCAAAGTATATCATGTGAGCAGAGTATATCATGCGAGCAAAGTATAGCATGCGAGCAGAGTATAGCATGCAAGCAAAGTATAGCATGCGATAAAAGTATAGCATGCGAGAAAAGTAAAGCATGATAGAAAAGTATAACATGCAAGCAAAGTTAGGCATACGGGCAGATGTTATAATGCGAGCAGAGTATATCGGGCGAGCAGAGCATATCATGCAAGCAGAGGATATCGGCCGAGCAAAGTATATCATGCGAGCAGATTATATCGGGAGAGCAAAGTATAACATGGGAATAGAGTATATCGGGCAAGCAGGGTATACAATGGGAGCAAAGTTTATCGGATGAGCAAATATTAGCATGCCTGTAGAGTATATCTTACTAGCAAAGTAAAGCGTGCGATCAAATTATATCGGGCGTGCAGAGTATATCGGACGAGCAAAGTATAGCATGCGAGCAGAGTATATCGGACTAGCAGATTATATCATGCGAGCAGAGTATATCGGGCGAGCAGATTATATCGGGCGAGCAGAGTTTATCATGCGAGCAGGGTATATACGGCGAGCAGAGTATACCATGTGAGTAGAGTTTATCGGGCGAGTAAAGAATAGCATGCGAGCAGAATATATTGGGCGAGCATGGTAAATCATGGGTGCACAGTATATCGGGCGAGCAAAGTATAGCATGCGTGTAGAGTATATCTTGCTAGTACCAGCAACGTATAGCATGCGAGCAAAGTATATCGGGCGAGCAGAGTATATCATGCGAGCAgagtacagtcgaaactgacctaattgccacctgagaataacggtcagctgctgacaacggtcagtctggatttCCTTCGACAAAAAACACTCtttattacacttgagaataacggtcacctgtccATTACGGCCAACGGCCACTTTACTCCACCATGAAATTCATGTTTAAACGgaaaacaacggtcacgcgtAAGTTGTCTccagtcgcgaaaattaaaaacacagcacatcatttgtccgtctattttgcgcgtAAATCATCTGATATTGGATATTGCCTTTGATAGTTCTATGAccgaaagtcatgtttgaactgaaaacaacaacaacgcgtCAGTCGTTTCGAGTCGCAAAAATTAAGAACAAAACCGAATCAGGTGCACGTAACAATGAGAATGTGTATAAGTAGCAATTATCGGCTGCATTCATAACGACAAAGCATAAGCGCGTGACGAAGTCAATAAGTCTTTATAGCTGATAAGGTTTTATAACAAACATAATGCTTATAACAAGATTTTGGCTTCTTTTTCATTGAATTAGAACAATACATTTATACCGTACTGTTcatttatgacagcgaatccgcttttattatttttcggacgtgacgtcaataacacgcgacaattttttttttaaatacaatcaaATGAATGTAATACGAACTGTTGGATTTACTACATGaacgtactatcggtttatgacagcgaatccgcgtTTTAGACTTGTTCGGTCGTGACGTTGATAGCtagtgacaagctttatttacaaatgaacgagatgcatgaaaaaaacaattatactagcgttgataaagtcattgatttagttcaacaatatgaaattaaatcaatttataagatatcattctgtattattcaaagtaagttaattatgttattatgcttagttatcggcaatgagcctttggttcgaactgtatgcaaacgactagGTGTGGTAACGACAAAGCAATACTACCAACTAACTTACAATctaaaaattgtgatccgaaaacaacggtcacctgtggacaacggtcactttggtcatttcccttgactgaccgctgttctcaggtttgactgtatatcgGGCGAGTAAAGTATAGCGTGCGAGCAGAGTAAATCGGGCGAGCAGGGTATAGCATGTTAGCAAAGTATATCGGGCGAGCAAAGTATAGCATGCGTACAGAGTATATCGGGCGAGCAAAGTATAGCATGCGTGCAGAGTATATCTGAAGAGCAAAGTATAACATGAGAGCAGAGTATATAGGGCGAGCAGAGTATATTATGCGAGAAGAGTATATTGGGCGAGCAGGGTATATCATGCGAGTAGGGTAAAACATAATAGCAAAGTATAGCATGCGAGCAGAGTACACATATCGGGCGAGCAGAGTTTGTCATGCGAGCAGCGCATATGCGGCGAGAGAGTAAAGCATGTGAGCAGAGAATATCGGGCGAGCAGGGTATAACTGGCGAGCAGGGTATAACAAATTAGCAAAGTATATCATGCGCTCCGGGTATATAAGAATTGCCATTTCCTCGTACAAATTACGTGTTTTTCGTTGGCAAGCAAGGTCGCATTCACTTTTGCATTTGGCCTGCAGGAGTTCATATAAAATAAGTAAAGTGACGTCAAGtaggaaaaaatattaaaatgaaacgtTTTTCATAAAGAACAACGAAATGTTGTTGTTCACAAATATTTGAGATTACCAATTGACGAAAAGACCTGGCGATAACGACCTAGAAAACATAAAATGACAGTCATTTCTtcactttaaatattatttaactttATGTATGTTTAGGTTATTGACGCAATTAATTTGTAGGAATTATTCTTTTAATTTGCATAAAAAGATTATAATGCACGTGGGAAAGAAACGTAATCGACGAATCGATAAAGCTTAGAAAATGCTCCTTCAGCTCGCTGTGTCCATCTTCACACTGACAAGAAAAGATTCGAATGAAACATGACGCAACTTTAAAAAGTAATGTAGGTCTGAAGACTAGCAccgttttttgataatttttttagCTTTTAATTTTATTCAGCGTTAATGGCATAGTTGTTGTTAACTTTCATAGAAAATAATGAGCTTAATATTCATTTTACAGAACCTTGAATGCATTGTTAGCTGCAAGctgttcaaaatatgtttatttatatttaaataattataagatGTTAAGTTCACTTAAATATGCGCCATACGTATAGGCCATTGGTAAGATTatcataaattaatttaaatgaacaacaACTGATGCTAACAGCGCTAAAAAAGGCCAATATGATTAAACTAATTCAGTATATTATGTTTTAGGTAATTTATCTAAAGAGTCCAgttataatgttattatattgATGGGAGAGAAAGAAGCAGGTGAACTAATAATAGCAGGTGCACCTGATTTAAACAGGCGGACATGGTATAAACAGGCGGACCTGATTTAAACAGGCGGACCAGATTTAAACAGGCGGACCTGATTTAAACAGGCGGACATCGTATACACAGTCTGGAAGGATAAAAACGCTCTGGATGGGCATTAAAAAGGGAAGTGGCAAACAAAACACGTAATGGTAGATTATAAAAGCGTggacttataataataaataaggtCATGTATGCGGACAGGGTATAAACATTCTGGCCACGAATAAACATGCGGACATGGTATGAACTGAAGAGCATGACACACACATTTTGGCATAGTATAAATGGGCGGAACGGATAGAAAAAGACATGCACTATTTATTGCTAACACGTAAACAGACACGCAATATACAACTATGAGGGTCAAATAAACaggcataaataaaataaaatctaatTGGTGAGTATAAGTTGTATTCcccaaaagaaacaaaaacaaattcaatacAACAGTGATATATACGCGACAAGAAAGATACGTAAACATGTAAaaaccaatatttattttatggtaAATGGACGACTATCTAGTTAAACCTGCGCGGAGTTCCATTCGTTGTAGTTTATCCAGCAGCACTGTTCTATCTTGTACTGCTGCACTCCCCAAAACTCCAGCTCTATTTTGGCCGCTGGGCCGCAGACGAACGACGGTAGGTGCAACTCGCCCGTCCGCAGGTAGTTTAGGGTGGCCTGATAGTAGATAGGTGAGAAACGCATTGGGTGTGATAAATGTGACCTGGCATCGTAGAGTATTGTAGAATCTCAGAGGCTGTGGCAATGTGGTATGTCACAGTAGGGAATAGTGTGATACACTGAGAGTGATTAATGTGGTCTTGAACAGATGAGAAGGGTAGAATGTTTGTTAGTGTGACCTGCTACAGTATAGAATAGTACGTACACTCTAAGCGGATGTGCTAACTATGGTGTGACAAGGTAGACACGTGTAGAATTTCATTAGGAGTTCTAAAAGTGGTCTCATACAGTAGAGAAACGTAGAAACTACATAGGTGTGAAAATGTTACCCGATAGTGTAGAGAATAGGAGAATGGCAATTGGGTGTGACGATGTGACCTGCTACAGTACAGAAATGTTAAATCCCTGTTGGTGTGATTCAGGTGGTCCGATACGGTTGAAAAGCATAAAATATCAGAGAGTGGGAATTAACAAACCTGATATCGTAGAAAAGGTAAATCTCACCGTTATACAGGTGTCCCGATACAGTAAAGACTCGTAAAATCGCATTTGGTATCACTATGGAGATTCGACATAATAAAGAGACGTAGAAGTTCAGCAATATAATTTTAACTACTGATAATATAAATCAACATAagattacattttattattataaattatgcaTACCAGAAACATGTTTGGGTCCCGGTCAAAGAAGTACTCCCCTCGTTCTTCATCATAGAATGCTTGCAGAAACTCTGCGTTACACAAGCGTGTGCGGGACCCGGCTGCATTCATCGTTTGTCTGGAACAGGTTTATTGCACGTGCACGCCATATTGACAAGTATAAGCATTAATACAATGGCTgtagtatttttcttttttactaaattttatCTTACTTCATGACTTTGTTGATATTGTTGCAAAACAattgtgttattattgtttttctaACATTCCAATAGGTctattaattattttttcaatCTTCAAAAAAACGTCACACCTGCGATTCCGTGAACTGATCGCAACAACTTTTTACACGATACTGTATGCACGTTGATAAGATTTTAACAATAGCCGGTCAATGGGTAAGGACGCACTGCTGAATGGAAATTAAAAAGCTTTCTTGAAAACGTAAAATGGATGTAAAGTAACTGCCGGGAGACTCTTTCAAGGTACTTACCTTAACGTCTGAAATCGCACACCTCCAACGTTAAAGGTCAAACATTCCCGGCCTTTCGTTCCCATGGCAGACAAGTCTATATCAGGCAATTTTATAGACTTGGTGCTGGATCtgaaaaaaatatgcattataaATATTAAGACGCATAAAGAATAAGCCGCATCGAGAAACTACATGAGCACGGTAACATTTCTTATGTTTATTTTCCCATTCTAATATCAATACAATAACAGATTTCCAATCGAGATCAAGAATACCCAATCTTTAACAAAAGTTATCCATGAAGAAGTAAATGAAAATTACTGCACATCTCCCATCCTGAAATTTATTTCGACGCACTCCGTCCTTTGATAAGGAACGTAAAGGAACTCTACCGACAAGAAAACTAACGCCACTCTTCATACAAgtataactcttatttaagaaagtagggttatagattttgtgcatgacacctctcctcattgatatcttaacatccattaaatttcatctttaattCGTGTATAGTacctgtgatatagtcctgtaaagtagcatcagacatgtacatatgtactagggttatgtttcttgtgcatggcacttattctcattgacaattatacacccatgaaatttcatgttgaaatcttgtatttatagtttctgagataaagccctgaaaagttacatcatataaaaacaacaaagggcaataactcttatttaagaaagtgaagggttgtggttcttatgcatggttctataaatgagatatagccctgaaaagttacatcata carries:
- the LOC127865564 gene encoding potassium voltage-gated channel protein Shaw-like isoform X2, with product MYLAIYRSSTKSIKLPDIDLSAMGTKGRECLTFNVGGVRFQTLRQTMNAAGSRTRLCNAEFLQAFYDEERGEYFFDRDPNMFLATLNYLRTGELHLPSFVCGPAAKIELEFWGVQQYKIEQCCWINYNEWNSAQDALKRLEHDRKVNLLPCDTRASSGLTFWQRWRPRVWRFMNRTNSSTGAKVFGYMSLLFVVLSIFSFMAETTHPFEYYTQHQVQITANQSNNSDEINVITSSNTSSTSQGDETDTQLTRTKHPALKIIDIICLSYFIIEYVARLTFSPKKLKHATSLLAVIDLLAILPDLIETIIYNAKPELKESVEAVGYITIIRVVRVLRIFRLVRHSAGLWILIYTLKASFSEFMLLFWFMTLGILVFSSLVYFVDDQTTFVSIPAGFWWALITMTTVGYGDMYPVTVLGKIVGSFCAMAGVLMIGFTVPSLVNNFMLYYRHIQFAMHMDKFEKEYKAAQEDKRKFAETNGQCNSENIDSVNYMGNVFLKENAQATDHDKIKGNDINHVKTTTKSKEEEALLQTGVNTELNVLTE
- the LOC127865564 gene encoding potassium voltage-gated channel protein Shaw-like isoform X1 — translated: MRGSRPTPSQSLYQGHMLTGIKRSSTKSIKLPDIDLSAMGTKGRECLTFNVGGVRFQTLRQTMNAAGSRTRLCNAEFLQAFYDEERGEYFFDRDPNMFLATLNYLRTGELHLPSFVCGPAAKIELEFWGVQQYKIEQCCWINYNEWNSAQDALKRLEHDRKVNLLPCDTRASSGLTFWQRWRPRVWRFMNRTNSSTGAKVFGYMSLLFVVLSIFSFMAETTHPFEYYTQHQVQITANQSNNSDEINVITSSNTSSTSQGDETDTQLTRTKHPALKIIDIICLSYFIIEYVARLTFSPKKLKHATSLLAVIDLLAILPDLIETIIYNAKPELKESVEAVGYITIIRVVRVLRIFRLVRHSAGLWILIYTLKASFSEFMLLFWFMTLGILVFSSLVYFVDDQTTFVSIPAGFWWALITMTTVGYGDMYPVTVLGKIVGSFCAMAGVLMIGFTVPSLVNNFMLYYRHIQFAMHMDKFEKEYKAAQEDKRKFAETNGQCNSENIDSVNYMGNVFLKENAQATDHDKIKGNDINHVKTTTKSKEEEALLQTGVNTELNVLTE